Proteins encoded within one genomic window of Corvus moneduloides isolate bCorMon1 chromosome 20, bCorMon1.pri, whole genome shotgun sequence:
- the LOC116453883 gene encoding fibrinogen-like protein 1-like protein isoform X1: protein MAARHYSPLFFTSMLALVSPLLALHIENLERLKADLDEIINIHSDGPLPDEAGGIIQQNQAADPRQAQSHRSWPKDCSELPASSSSGIYIIQPTGMQTIVVYCEMSRENGGWTVIQRNHRDTPVSWDESWSTYKHGFGNVHTEFWLGTEYIHQITRQKVYQVRFAIWDASNNMKFADYNLFSLGDESQGYQLRLGAHSGTAEDAMASKGTTTMHDNMKFSAKDRDQDTSSGNCATSSGGGWWYSACYSVRLNFKGGMTWGSLCQGNCRASAILIKPTTYC, encoded by the exons ATGG ctgctcGTCACTACAGTCCTCTGTTCTTCACCTCCATGCTGGCCCTTGTATCCCCGCTTCTTGCTCTCCACATCGAAAACCTGGAAAGATTGAAAGCAGATTTGGATGAAATCATTAATATCCATTCTGATGGGCCTCTTCCTG ATGAAGCTGGAGGGATCATCCAGCAGAACCAGGCAGCTGACCCTCGGCAGGCACAGAGCCACAGAA GTTGGCCCAAGGACTGCAGCgagctccctgccagcagctccagtggcatCTACATCATCCAGCCCACAGGAATGCAAACCATCGTGGTCTACTGTGAAATGAGCAGAGAGAATGGAGGCTGGACCGTCATCCAGAGGAACCACAGAGATACACCGGTCAGCTGGGACGAGTCCTGGAGCACCTACAAACACGGCTTTGGGAATGTGCACACTGAGTTCTGGCTGGGCACTGAGTACATCCACCAGATCACCAGGCAGAAGGTCTACCAGGTCAGGTTTGCCATCTGGGATGCTTCAAATAACATGAAGTTCGCAGACTACAACCTGTTCAGCCTGGGTGATGAGTCCCAGGGCTACCAGCTGAGGCTGGGAGCGCactcagggacagcagaggaTGCCATGGCCTCCAAGGGCACCACGACCATGCACGACAACATGAAGTTCTCTGCTAAAGATCGGGATCAGGACACTTCTAGCGGGAACTGTGCCACCAGCTCCGGGGGTGGGTGGTGGTACTCAGCGTGTTATTCTGTGCGTCTGAACTTCAAAGGGGGCATGACatggggcagcctgtgccaggggaaCTGCAGAGCCTCGGCCATCCTCATCAAACCCACCACCTACTGCTag
- the LOC116453883 gene encoding fibrinogen-like protein 1-like protein isoform X2, giving the protein MLALVSPLLALHIENLERLKADLDEIINIHSDGPLPDEAGGIIQQNQAADPRQAQSHRSWPKDCSELPASSSSGIYIIQPTGMQTIVVYCEMSRENGGWTVIQRNHRDTPVSWDESWSTYKHGFGNVHTEFWLGTEYIHQITRQKVYQVRFAIWDASNNMKFADYNLFSLGDESQGYQLRLGAHSGTAEDAMASKGTTTMHDNMKFSAKDRDQDTSSGNCATSSGGGWWYSACYSVRLNFKGGMTWGSLCQGNCRASAILIKPTTYC; this is encoded by the exons ATGCTGGCCCTTGTATCCCCGCTTCTTGCTCTCCACATCGAAAACCTGGAAAGATTGAAAGCAGATTTGGATGAAATCATTAATATCCATTCTGATGGGCCTCTTCCTG ATGAAGCTGGAGGGATCATCCAGCAGAACCAGGCAGCTGACCCTCGGCAGGCACAGAGCCACAGAA GTTGGCCCAAGGACTGCAGCgagctccctgccagcagctccagtggcatCTACATCATCCAGCCCACAGGAATGCAAACCATCGTGGTCTACTGTGAAATGAGCAGAGAGAATGGAGGCTGGACCGTCATCCAGAGGAACCACAGAGATACACCGGTCAGCTGGGACGAGTCCTGGAGCACCTACAAACACGGCTTTGGGAATGTGCACACTGAGTTCTGGCTGGGCACTGAGTACATCCACCAGATCACCAGGCAGAAGGTCTACCAGGTCAGGTTTGCCATCTGGGATGCTTCAAATAACATGAAGTTCGCAGACTACAACCTGTTCAGCCTGGGTGATGAGTCCCAGGGCTACCAGCTGAGGCTGGGAGCGCactcagggacagcagaggaTGCCATGGCCTCCAAGGGCACCACGACCATGCACGACAACATGAAGTTCTCTGCTAAAGATCGGGATCAGGACACTTCTAGCGGGAACTGTGCCACCAGCTCCGGGGGTGGGTGGTGGTACTCAGCGTGTTATTCTGTGCGTCTGAACTTCAAAGGGGGCATGACatggggcagcctgtgccaggggaaCTGCAGAGCCTCGGCCATCCTCATCAAACCCACCACCTACTGCTag